The genomic stretch GCTTCACGTACGTGATCTTCTACCAGGAGCAGAACTACGGTGGTCGGAGCGCAGGTCAGGCGGGAACGCTGAAGAAACTGCTGACGTGGATGGTAACGGACGGTCAGAAGTACAACGAGGGGCTGGATTACGCGCAGTTGCCGAGTAACGCGGCCGCGAAAGCCAAGAGCATCATCGCCAGCATGACCTACAACGGCAAGAAGTTCTGAACCCCTGATCCGGACTCGGATTGAACGGTCTTTGCGGCCCATTCAATCCGGGTTCGGATGACCTCCCCGGCACCCCCGACAGGCAGCTCCCTCGCGCGAGGTGGGCTGCCTCTTTCGTGGCGGGCCATTTTCCGTTGCAGCCTGTATCCAGGTCACGCCGTCTCTGCCTGTGCTGCTGGTCAGTCATACGGATTCCGTTTATTTCGTTGACAGATCGGAACACCACCGATCTGCCAACTCCACGTCCGGAACCCGTTTTTCTCCCACTCGCTCCGCTCGGATTGAACGGGCTTTGCAGCCCATTCAATCGGAGTCCGTATCAGGCGCACTCCAGCGGGCGTCCGTCCATTTCTGGTCGCTGCGGGCACTCTGCACGACCTTCTCGATGAAATGCACGCCGCGCGCGCCGTCCTCCAGGGTCGGGCAGGTGCGGAGCGGGTCGGGGGCGCGGCCCTCCTGCTTCGCGCGGATCGCTTCGGCCGCGCCGTCGTAGATGTTCGCGAACGCTTCCAGGAACGCCTCGGGGTGCCCGGCGGGCAGGCGGGTGGCGGCCTGCGCGGCGGGACTCAGGTACGCCTGCCCGCGCGTGAGCACCTGCCGGGGGCCGCCCAGCGGCGTGTATTCCAGGCGGTTGGGGTTCTCCTGACTCCAGCTCAGGCCGCCGTGCGTGCCGTACACGCGCAGGTTCAGGTTGTTCTCCTCGCCGACCTCGACCTGCGAGCACAGCAGCGCGCCGCGCGCCCCACCGGCAAAGCGCAGCAGGACGCTGCCGTCGTCGTCCAGGCGGCGGCCCGGCACGAAGGTGCTCAGGTCCGCGCAGATGGCGTCCAGGTGCAGGCCCGTGACGGTCTCGGCGAGGTTCATGGCGTGCGAGCCGATGTCACCCACCGCGCCTGCCGCGCCGCTGCGGGCCGGGTCGGTGCGCCAGTCGGCCTGTTTGCTGCCGTGCGCTTCGAGGTTCGTGGCGAGCCAGTCCTGG from Deinococcus seoulensis encodes the following:
- a CDS encoding Gfo/Idh/MocA family protein, whose translation is MPRPLKLGMVGGGQGAFIGAVHRTAARLDGQFELVAGALSGTPERALASGRELGLPDDRSYPTWEAMLDGELARPVGERIDAVSIVTPNHLHYPVARAFAAAGIHVICDKPLVHTGEQASDLLRVARQSGVVFAVTFNYTGYPLIRHARDMIAAGTLGEIRKVIVEYHQDWLATNLEAHGSKQADWRTDPARSGAAGAVGDIGSHAMNLAETVTGLHLDAICADLSTFVPGRRLDDDGSVLLRFAGGARGALLCSQVEVGEENNLNLRVYGTHGGLSWSQENPNRLEYTPLGGPRQVLTRGQAYLSPAAQAATRLPAGHPEAFLEAFANIYDGAAEAIRAKQEGRAPDPLRTCPTLEDGARGVHFIEKVVQSARSDQKWTDARWSAPDTDSD